In one Elusimicrobiota bacterium genomic region, the following are encoded:
- a CDS encoding GIY-YIG nuclease family protein has product MIRKIKNTGEKDWSVYILRCGDGSLYTGIAKDVEARIRSHNAGKGAAYTRTHRPVELVFHEALFTRSEALIREARIKRYPRAKKEKLIEKL; this is encoded by the coding sequence ATGATTCGGAAAATCAAGAACACCGGCGAAAAGGATTGGTCTGTCTATATCCTGCGTTGCGGGGATGGGTCGCTTTACACCGGCATCGCCAAGGATGTAGAGGCGCGCATCCGTTCTCACAATGCCGGCAAAGGGGCGGCCTATACTCGGACACACCGGCCGGTTGAATTGGTGTTTCACGAGGCGTTGTTTACCCGCTCGGAAGCGCTCATCCGCGAAGCCCGGATCAAACGGTATCCACGGGCAAAAAAGGAAAAATTAATCGAAAAATTGTAA
- the amrA gene encoding AmmeMemoRadiSam system protein A — MLSSSSRRLLLTLARQGLKDYFAKGRLILPDWKSLPEEIHREAGVFVTLRQHGKLRGCVGTIESCTTLAHEVIYTAVSSATQDHRFPPLAPDELGTVDLEISILTPFQRVQSIQEIVPKRHGVLVKKGKQRGLYLPQVWVESGWDRDTFLRELCRTKAGLPPDAVHDPQTEWYIFEVESFSETSA, encoded by the coding sequence ATGCTTTCTTCTTCCTCCCGCCGACTCTTGTTGACTCTGGCCCGCCAGGGATTAAAAGATTATTTTGCCAAAGGCCGCCTGATTCTTCCTGATTGGAAAAGCCTTCCGGAAGAAATCCATCGGGAAGCCGGGGTTTTCGTCACGCTGAGACAACACGGGAAACTGCGAGGCTGCGTGGGAACCATCGAGTCCTGCACGACCCTGGCGCACGAGGTCATCTACACCGCCGTTTCATCCGCCACGCAGGACCATCGTTTTCCCCCGCTGGCTCCGGACGAGCTGGGCACCGTTGATCTTGAGATTTCAATTCTGACTCCCTTCCAGCGCGTTCAGAGCATTCAGGAAATCGTCCCAAAACGTCACGGTGTTCTGGTTAAGAAAGGAAAGCAGCGAGGCCTCTATCTACCTCAAGTGTGGGTGGAGTCGGGCTGGGACCGCGATACGTTTTTGCGGGAGCTCTGCCGCACCAAAGCCGGTCTTCCACCCGATGCCGTCCACGACCCTCAAACCGAGTGGTACATCTTCGAAGTCGAATCCTTCAGCGAAACATCCGCTTAA
- a CDS encoding NAD(P)/FAD-dependent oxidoreductase, which produces MNPKSLIVIGGGPGGMAAALEAVRQQIQVTLIEKQEIGGTCLNRGCIPSKFFLSKAKRYAETAALPTKTDRISFAPSMVVLQQRKNSILTTLRQRMEQSFRGPLAKRIIGRAQLTSPNSVDVELADGKKETLTADVLLLATGTIPFKPAIFPNHPAIFDSTSLLELDHIPSHLVVIGAGYIGCELACAFQGLGSKVTLIEKENRLLPTQDEMALAAPVLQVSMEKRGMTVWLETQVEAVQSLDDCRVKLRCSNGQTIETDATLLAMGRRPDSAELFLDRAGVSLQNGRLQVNERMQTAVPTLYAVGDLVSPLPLAHVAAREAEVAVASMCGEPRAIDYTQIPRCVYTWPEVAAVGLTEAQAGAAGFTPRVDRYHFAASAKAMIEEEAEGFWLLISDRPTRKILGGQIVGPHATELIHLLSLSLKAGFRIDDVLESVLAHPSLSEGFQEVARRASITK; this is translated from the coding sequence GTGAATCCAAAATCCCTTATCGTTATCGGCGGCGGACCCGGCGGCATGGCCGCCGCGCTCGAAGCGGTCCGGCAGCAGATCCAGGTCACGCTGATCGAAAAACAGGAGATTGGCGGGACCTGTCTGAATCGCGGCTGTATCCCTTCCAAATTTTTCTTATCCAAAGCCAAGCGTTACGCCGAAACCGCCGCGCTCCCGACAAAGACCGACCGGATATCATTCGCCCCCTCCATGGTCGTGCTGCAACAGCGAAAAAACAGCATTCTCACCACCCTGCGGCAGCGCATGGAACAGTCGTTTCGCGGTCCTCTGGCCAAACGGATCATCGGCCGGGCGCAGTTGACTTCCCCGAACAGCGTCGACGTGGAACTTGCCGACGGGAAAAAGGAAACGCTGACGGCGGATGTTCTTCTGCTGGCCACAGGGACCATCCCTTTTAAACCAGCCATTTTTCCGAATCATCCGGCGATCTTCGACAGCACGAGCCTTCTTGAACTGGATCACATCCCCAGCCACCTGGTGGTCATCGGCGCCGGATATATCGGATGCGAACTGGCCTGCGCGTTTCAGGGCCTCGGCTCTAAAGTGACCCTGATCGAGAAAGAAAACCGATTGCTGCCCACCCAGGATGAAATGGCTCTGGCAGCCCCTGTCCTACAGGTGTCCATGGAAAAAAGAGGAATGACGGTCTGGCTGGAAACACAGGTTGAAGCCGTTCAGTCGCTGGATGATTGTCGGGTGAAGCTCCGGTGTTCCAACGGCCAGACGATCGAGACGGATGCAACGCTGCTCGCCATGGGTCGGCGGCCCGATTCCGCGGAACTCTTTCTGGACAGGGCGGGCGTTTCCCTCCAGAACGGCCGACTGCAGGTGAATGAACGAATGCAGACCGCTGTTCCAACCCTTTATGCGGTAGGGGATCTCGTCAGCCCTCTCCCGCTGGCCCACGTGGCCGCACGCGAAGCGGAAGTGGCTGTCGCCTCCATGTGCGGAGAGCCCAGGGCCATCGACTACACCCAGATCCCCCGCTGTGTTTACACCTGGCCGGAGGTTGCCGCGGTCGGGCTCACCGAGGCGCAAGCCGGCGCGGCGGGCTTTACCCCTCGCGTGGACCGGTATCATTTCGCGGCCAGCGCCAAAGCCATGATCGAGGAAGAAGCGGAGGGATTCTGGCTGCTGATTTCGGACCGTCCGACGCGCAAGATTCTCGGTGGGCAGATCGTCGGGCCCCATGCGACGGAACTGATCCATTTGCTATCGTTAAGTTTGAAGGCTGGATTCCGCATCGATGACGTTCTTGAAAGCGTTTTAGCCCACCCGTCTTTAAGTGAAGGCTTCCAGGAAGTCGCGCGCCGCGCCAGCATTACGAAATGA
- the panD gene encoding aspartate 1-decarboxylase gives MMRWMCKSKIHRATVTEANLGYEGSITVDSDLLKLANIVPYEMVQVYNLNNGQRFETYAIPGAKGKGDICLNGAAARLGMAGDKVIIVSTAFLEEPKISSFTPTVVFVNEKNRPVPKG, from the coding sequence ATGATGCGATGGATGTGCAAATCAAAAATTCACCGGGCCACCGTCACCGAGGCCAACCTGGGTTACGAAGGCAGTATTACCGTGGATTCAGACCTTCTCAAATTGGCCAATATCGTTCCCTACGAGATGGTTCAGGTCTACAATCTGAACAATGGCCAGCGTTTTGAGACCTACGCGATTCCCGGAGCCAAGGGGAAAGGCGATATTTGTCTCAATGGAGCGGCGGCGCGCCTGGGCATGGCTGGCGATAAAGTGATCATCGTAAGTACTGCTTTTTTGGAAGAGCCTAAAATTTCCTCCTTCACCCCTACGGTGGTTTTCGTTAACGAGAAAAATCGGCCGGTCCCAAAAGGGTAA
- a CDS encoding succinate dehydrogenase/fumarate reductase iron-sulfur subunit has translation MNLILKVWRQKNGQVKGRFETFEAKEVSPEMSFLEMIDLLNETLTQQGIEPIAFDSDCREGICGMCSFVLNGVPHGAQYQPGSAVCQLPMRHFKDGDVLTLEPWRAKAFPVVKDLVCDRSAFDRVIAAGGFVSVNTGGCPDANAIPVRKQDAERAMDAAQCIGCGACVAACKNASAMLFVAAKVSHLATLPQGQIEARERVLNMVGQMDAEGFGNCTNMYECQAVCPKEISVDFIAQMNREYLKAAR, from the coding sequence ATGAATTTGATTCTCAAAGTCTGGCGGCAAAAGAACGGTCAGGTGAAGGGCCGCTTTGAAACCTTCGAAGCGAAAGAGGTTTCGCCGGAGATGTCCTTTCTGGAGATGATTGATTTATTGAACGAAACCCTGACCCAGCAGGGCATCGAACCGATTGCTTTTGATTCCGACTGCCGGGAAGGGATCTGCGGGATGTGCTCGTTCGTGCTCAACGGGGTGCCGCACGGCGCGCAGTACCAGCCGGGGAGCGCGGTCTGCCAGTTGCCGATGCGCCATTTCAAAGATGGCGACGTGCTCACGCTCGAGCCCTGGCGCGCCAAAGCCTTTCCGGTGGTCAAGGATCTGGTCTGCGACCGCAGCGCCTTTGACCGCGTGATCGCGGCGGGGGGATTTGTTTCCGTGAATACGGGAGGCTGCCCGGATGCCAACGCGATTCCTGTCCGCAAGCAGGATGCGGAACGGGCGATGGACGCGGCCCAGTGTATCGGTTGCGGCGCCTGCGTGGCGGCCTGCAAGAACGCCTCGGCCATGCTCTTTGTGGCCGCCAAAGTGTCGCACTTGGCCACGCTTCCTCAGGGGCAGATCGAGGCTAGGGAGCGCGTCCTTAATATGGTCGGGCAGATGGATGCGGAAGGTTTTGGCAACTGCACCAATATGTATGAATGCCAGGCGGTCTGTCCTAAAGAGATTTCCGTGGATTTCATCGCCCAGATGAACCGGGAATACTTAAAGGCGGCCAGGTAA
- the acnA gene encoding aconitate hydratase (catalyzes the conversion of citrate to isocitrate), whose translation LAPGTEDGVTLHLPDKRPMSIYDASSLYRQEGMPLIVLAGKDYGSGSSRDWAAKGPALLGVRAVLAESYERIHRSNLVGMGVLPLQFKPGDNRTTLGLSGEEIYSVEGIADDLKPKKEVRVTARDASGHGKTFQVIVRIDTPDEIEYYRHGGILPYVLRQLLQSH comes from the coding sequence CTCGCTCCGGGGACCGAAGACGGCGTGACCCTGCATCTTCCGGACAAAAGACCGATGTCGATCTACGATGCCTCTTCGCTGTATCGACAAGAAGGCATGCCCTTAATCGTGCTGGCTGGCAAAGACTATGGCTCCGGATCGTCCCGCGACTGGGCCGCGAAAGGACCCGCGCTTTTGGGCGTACGCGCCGTGCTGGCGGAAAGCTATGAGCGCATCCACCGCAGCAATCTGGTCGGCATGGGCGTTTTGCCGCTGCAGTTCAAACCGGGAGACAACCGGACCACGCTGGGATTAAGCGGCGAAGAGATCTACTCGGTGGAAGGAATAGCCGACGACCTGAAACCGAAAAAGGAAGTCCGGGTTACCGCGCGGGATGCCTCGGGCCATGGGAAGACGTTCCAGGTGATCGTCCGCATCGACACCCCCGACGAAATCGAATACTACCGCCACGGCGGCATTCTCCCTTACGTCCTAAGACAATTGTTGCAATCCCATTAG
- a CDS encoding succinate dehydrogenase cytochrome b subunit: MLKKILMAFSGMILLGFIVGHLAGNLQIFLGQEALNHYAVFLRSLGDLLWVARLGLISMAILHLWMSVGLTVENQLSRPVGYARKDYIKATLASRTMIWSGGVVLAFLVYHLLHFTFLKVHPQYAHLVDAKGQRDVYSMVVLSFQQPGIFLVYIVGLFLLCFHLSHAIQSLFQTMGWNDTKLHEMLSVWGGRVAWLIFAGYASIPIAVMAGIVKLPPGVPLP; this comes from the coding sequence ATGTTGAAAAAGATTTTAATGGCTTTTTCCGGGATGATCCTGTTGGGTTTTATCGTCGGGCATCTCGCCGGGAATCTGCAGATATTCCTCGGGCAGGAAGCGCTCAACCACTACGCGGTTTTTTTGCGAAGCCTGGGGGATCTGTTATGGGTGGCGCGCCTCGGGTTAATCAGCATGGCGATCCTTCACCTCTGGATGTCGGTCGGGCTGACGGTCGAAAACCAGCTCTCCCGCCCGGTCGGCTATGCCCGGAAGGACTACATCAAAGCCACTCTGGCCTCCCGGACCATGATCTGGTCCGGCGGGGTAGTGCTGGCCTTTTTGGTCTACCATCTCCTGCACTTCACTTTTCTCAAAGTTCATCCGCAGTACGCGCATCTCGTGGACGCGAAAGGCCAGCGGGATGTCTATTCCATGGTCGTGTTAAGTTTCCAACAGCCGGGGATCTTCCTCGTTTATATCGTTGGGCTGTTCCTGCTGTGCTTCCACCTGAGCCATGCCATCCAGAGTCTGTTTCAGACGATGGGTTGGAACGACACCAAACTCCATGAGATGTTGTCGGTCTGGGGCGGCCGGGTCGCCTGGCTTATTTTCGCGGGTTATGCGTCGATCCCGATCGCGGTGATGGCCGGAATCGTGAAACTGCCTCCGGGGGTTCCTCTCCCATGA
- a CDS encoding T9SS type A sorting domain-containing protein translates to MDQPVARRRFTKIKTLLLISSVSLIPILNGSAATYYVDGSGPNDSGNGSQSNPKKYIKSGIALMSGGDTLIIKDGVYTGDNNCLYYYSGIPNGSAGHYTTIRAEHDFGVIIDGEGARTPWLIGTNSAQKSYAQFVGLIFRNGSEVNVFLYHYDHVKFIRCASYEAADGNAMCFSSDTSSCDYVLLEDCFAWGRGRYKFEVSAPHTVLRRCVVRYDYHGTEWPQAGISFYTSHNSVAQNCIVVDGLRWHSYSYAFGCANGYYDVTYDGCIAIQNGFQGSLWEKRDAGSTGLMRNCVVWKNLKMGVQSEDQPGDLLTIDRTTIGDIPSDGGAYGYGVGWHNSTVTNSIVYNCAAAGLREVTSSDYNSLFGNLINFDGGAVNGSQNHCSENNNAIDPIDGNPGNGIPALKYLLRVEQNSNLNGTGSGGVDRGATILKKIGVSGTLYGEPGWNTLTDEDLWPFPNEEKIKELMSSYNLHGVDGKRGFCADGSGLYGGPITLTSYIWEFLGNPCPAEICNASSLQPPPPPVGVNLSSARVYPNPWRSDRTAAGITFDQMTLNSIVKIFTVSGHHIRSLEAPSGSVPWDLKNDSGDKVASGIYLYVITNNQGQKTKGKLVIIK, encoded by the coding sequence ATGGATCAGCCGGTCGCCCGCCGACGTTTTACGAAAATCAAAACACTTCTTTTAATTTCTTCCGTCAGTTTAATCCCCATTTTGAACGGTTCTGCGGCGACCTACTACGTTGATGGCTCAGGACCAAATGATTCAGGCAATGGGTCCCAGTCAAATCCCAAGAAATACATTAAATCCGGCATTGCTTTAATGTCGGGAGGCGACACACTCATCATTAAAGACGGGGTATATACCGGAGATAATAATTGCCTTTACTATTATTCCGGCATACCAAATGGTTCTGCGGGGCACTACACCACGATTCGAGCAGAACATGATTTCGGTGTAATCATTGACGGCGAAGGGGCCAGAACGCCTTGGCTGATCGGTACAAATTCCGCCCAAAAATCGTATGCCCAATTTGTTGGATTAATATTTAGAAATGGCAGTGAAGTGAACGTATTTCTTTATCACTATGATCACGTAAAATTCATTCGTTGCGCCTCCTATGAGGCGGCCGATGGGAATGCCATGTGCTTTTCTTCCGATACATCAAGTTGTGATTATGTTCTGCTTGAAGATTGTTTTGCCTGGGGCAGGGGGAGATATAAATTTGAGGTGTCTGCGCCGCACACCGTGTTAAGAAGATGCGTGGTCCGATACGATTATCACGGCACCGAATGGCCCCAGGCCGGCATCAGCTTTTACACCAGCCACAATTCTGTGGCACAAAACTGTATTGTTGTCGATGGGTTGCGCTGGCACAGTTATTCGTATGCCTTTGGCTGCGCGAACGGATACTACGACGTTACATATGACGGTTGTATCGCCATTCAAAATGGTTTCCAGGGAAGCTTATGGGAAAAAAGGGATGCCGGCAGTACCGGGCTCATGAGGAATTGTGTTGTATGGAAGAATTTAAAAATGGGAGTTCAGTCAGAAGACCAACCCGGTGACTTGCTGACGATTGATCGAACCACGATCGGGGATATTCCTTCCGATGGGGGGGCCTATGGCTATGGCGTTGGTTGGCACAACAGCACTGTCACTAATTCGATTGTTTATAACTGTGCCGCTGCAGGACTTCGTGAGGTAACCAGCAGCGATTATAATTCGCTGTTTGGGAATCTCATTAATTTTGACGGTGGTGCGGTCAATGGATCGCAAAATCATTGTTCCGAAAACAATAATGCGATTGATCCCATCGATGGCAATCCCGGCAATGGCATTCCTGCATTGAAATATCTTTTAAGAGTTGAGCAAAACTCTAATTTAAATGGAACGGGAAGTGGCGGTGTTGATCGCGGGGCCACTATTCTCAAGAAAATCGGTGTGTCCGGCACGCTTTACGGAGAACCAGGATGGAATACCCTTACGGATGAAGATCTGTGGCCATTCCCTAACGAAGAGAAGATCAAAGAACTGATGAGCAGTTACAATCTTCACGGTGTAGACGGGAAAAGAGGTTTTTGCGCGGATGGCAGTGGACTTTACGGCGGTCCCATCACTTTAACCAGCTACATATGGGAATTTCTGGGGAATCCTTGTCCCGCGGAAATCTGCAACGCCTCCAGCCTTCAGCCTCCGCCTCCACCCGTGGGGGTGAACTTGAGTAGTGCGCGGGTCTATCCCAATCCCTGGCGGAGCGACCGCACCGCCGCAGGCATCACGTTTGACCAAATGACACTCAACAGCATCGTGAAGATCTTTACGGTGAGCGGCCACCACATTCGTTCGCTCGAGGCGCCGTCGGGTTCGGTGCCCTGGGACCTGAAGAACGACTCCGGGGACAAAGTCGCCAGTGGGATCTACCTTTACGTGATCACCAACAACCAGGGACAGAAAACCAAGGGCAAACTGGTGATTATCAAGTAA
- a CDS encoding 4Fe-4S binding protein, producing MATGIDPDFTKNRIKTAEKHADHEVWGPVQAPAKLGIHGTAVAVDFDLCTADGACIDACPVNVFEWFDTPGNAVAAKKADPAREKDCIFCTACESVCPTLAIKITQP from the coding sequence ATGGCTACAGGAATTGATCCAGATTTCACAAAAAACCGCATAAAAACAGCGGAAAAACATGCCGATCACGAAGTTTGGGGACCGGTTCAAGCGCCGGCCAAGCTCGGTATTCACGGGACTGCGGTGGCGGTTGATTTTGACTTGTGTACCGCTGATGGCGCGTGCATCGATGCCTGCCCGGTCAATGTGTTTGAGTGGTTCGACACCCCGGGAAATGCGGTGGCTGCCAAAAAAGCGGATCCGGCGCGCGAAAAGGATTGTATTTTCTGCACGGCGTGCGAAAGCGTGTGTCCGACTCTTGCGATCAAAATCACTCAACCGTAA
- a CDS encoding fumarate reductase/succinate dehydrogenase flavoprotein subunit produces the protein MSLNANIPSGPLAEKWDKHKFDLKLVNPANKRRFSMIVVGSGLAGASAAATLAELGYGVKCFCFQDSPRRAHSIAAQGGINAAKNYPNDGDSIQRLFYDTIKGGDFRSREANVYRLAQISNQIIDQCAAQGVPFAREYGGLLENRSFGGALVSRTFYARGQTGQQLLLGAYQALERQIGLKTVQMFPRTEMLDLVMVDGQTRGIVTRNLLTGRVESHAADAVVLATGGYGNAFYLSTNAIGCNATAIFRAYKKGAFFANPCYTQIHPTCIPVSGDHQSKLTLMSESLRNDGRVWVPKRKGDPRSPDQIPEADRDYYLERKYPTYGNLAPRDIASRAAKQVCDEGRGVGPGGRGVYLDFTEAIERLGKSGVCERYGNLFDMYQRITGEDPYQFPMRIYPAMHYTMGGLWVDYNLMSNLPGLYVIGEANFSDHGANRLGASALMQGLADGYFILPYTLSDALARAGQTKITTDHPEFKKAEKDVQNRLQKFLSIKGKRTVKSFHRELGTLLWENCGMSRNAAGLRKALARIPEIRAEFWRNVNVLGEKEELNQTLEKAGRVADFLEFGELLVQDALHRSESCGGHFREESQTDEGEAKRDDANFSYVAAWEHAGDGKPAVLHKEPLTFDAVQLAARSYK, from the coding sequence ATGAGCTTAAATGCGAACATCCCTTCCGGGCCGCTGGCGGAGAAGTGGGACAAACACAAGTTTGATCTGAAGCTCGTGAACCCCGCGAACAAGCGCCGCTTCAGCATGATCGTGGTGGGTTCAGGCCTTGCGGGAGCGTCGGCGGCCGCCACCCTGGCGGAACTCGGGTATGGGGTGAAATGTTTCTGTTTTCAGGACAGCCCGCGGCGAGCGCATTCGATCGCGGCACAGGGCGGCATCAACGCAGCCAAGAACTATCCCAATGACGGCGACAGCATCCAGCGGCTATTTTACGACACGATCAAAGGCGGCGATTTCCGTTCCCGCGAAGCCAATGTCTATCGCCTGGCCCAGATCAGCAACCAGATCATCGATCAATGCGCAGCGCAGGGGGTTCCCTTTGCCCGGGAGTACGGCGGCCTTCTCGAGAACCGTTCCTTCGGCGGGGCGCTCGTCTCCCGAACCTTTTACGCACGCGGTCAAACCGGGCAGCAGCTCCTCCTGGGCGCGTATCAGGCGCTGGAGCGGCAGATCGGTCTCAAGACCGTTCAGATGTTTCCACGAACGGAAATGCTGGATCTGGTTATGGTGGACGGGCAAACTCGTGGGATCGTTACCCGGAATCTTTTGACCGGACGCGTCGAGTCGCACGCGGCCGATGCGGTGGTCCTGGCGACCGGCGGTTACGGGAACGCGTTTTACCTCTCGACCAACGCCATCGGCTGCAACGCCACCGCTATTTTCCGTGCCTATAAAAAAGGAGCCTTCTTCGCTAACCCCTGCTACACGCAGATCCACCCGACGTGCATTCCCGTCTCCGGGGACCACCAGTCCAAGCTGACGCTCATGTCGGAGTCCTTGCGCAACGACGGCCGCGTCTGGGTCCCGAAACGCAAAGGCGACCCGCGTTCTCCTGATCAAATTCCGGAAGCCGACCGCGACTATTACCTGGAACGGAAATACCCGACCTACGGCAACCTGGCGCCGCGGGATATCGCTTCGCGCGCGGCCAAACAGGTCTGCGATGAGGGGCGCGGTGTCGGTCCTGGCGGGCGGGGCGTTTATCTGGATTTCACCGAGGCCATCGAGCGGTTGGGTAAGAGCGGCGTGTGCGAACGCTACGGGAATCTTTTCGACATGTACCAGCGCATTACGGGCGAGGACCCCTACCAGTTCCCGATGCGCATTTACCCCGCGATGCACTACACCATGGGCGGCCTCTGGGTCGATTACAACCTGATGAGCAATCTCCCCGGGCTCTACGTCATCGGCGAAGCCAATTTTTCCGATCACGGCGCCAACCGTCTGGGCGCCAGCGCTCTTATGCAGGGGCTTGCCGACGGGTATTTCATTCTTCCTTATACCCTTAGCGACGCTTTGGCGCGCGCCGGGCAGACAAAAATCACCACGGACCATCCCGAATTCAAGAAAGCGGAAAAAGACGTGCAGAATCGCCTTCAGAAATTCCTCTCGATCAAAGGAAAACGTACGGTCAAGTCCTTTCATCGCGAGTTGGGAACGCTGCTGTGGGAAAATTGCGGCATGTCGCGCAACGCGGCGGGGCTGCGGAAAGCTCTGGCCCGTATTCCCGAGATCCGGGCGGAGTTCTGGCGGAACGTCAACGTGCTGGGGGAAAAAGAGGAGTTGAATCAGACGCTGGAAAAAGCCGGACGCGTGGCGGATTTCCTGGAGTTCGGGGAGTTGCTGGTCCAGGACGCGCTTCACCGGAGCGAATCCTGCGGCGGTCATTTCCGCGAGGAAAGCCAGACCGATGAGGGAGAGGCCAAACGGGATGACGCCAACTTTTCCTACGTGGCGGCATGGGAACACGCCGGTGACGGGAAACCGGCGGTGCTTCACAAGGAACCCCTGACGTTTGATGCTGTCCAGTTAGCCGCGCGGAGCTACAAATGA
- the lipA gene encoding lipoyl synthase yields MITETHPLPAEYRRRIPAGPVFNRFQQAAQIENLNTICVSGKCPNRGECFSRGSLAFMIMGNTCTRHCGFCAVKTGDPDGIVDWKEPERVARAAATLKLRHVVVTSVTRDDLADGGASVFAECIRQIREQSPSSIIEVLTPDLNGDPAAIDVVLAARPDIFNHNVETVERLTPLTRSKATYPRSLEVLRYAKARRPAPSMKIKSGLMLGLGETHDEVDQVLRDLREAGCQYLTLGQYLQPSPKHLGIQSFIPLSEFNDWKERALYLGFERVASGPLVRSSYFADELHQGKETS; encoded by the coding sequence ATGATCACCGAAACGCATCCACTTCCCGCCGAGTATCGGCGACGTATTCCTGCAGGACCGGTTTTCAACCGGTTCCAGCAAGCCGCCCAAATCGAAAATCTGAATACCATCTGTGTCAGCGGGAAATGCCCCAATCGAGGCGAGTGTTTCTCCCGAGGGAGCCTGGCTTTTATGATTATGGGGAACACGTGCACGCGTCATTGCGGGTTCTGCGCCGTAAAAACGGGAGATCCCGACGGAATCGTGGACTGGAAAGAGCCGGAGCGCGTGGCACGGGCCGCGGCCACGCTAAAGCTGCGCCATGTCGTGGTGACCTCGGTCACCCGGGATGACCTGGCCGATGGCGGCGCGTCGGTTTTTGCCGAATGCATCCGGCAGATTCGTGAGCAGTCGCCGTCCTCGATCATCGAAGTATTGACACCGGACCTCAACGGTGATCCGGCGGCGATTGACGTTGTCCTGGCGGCCCGGCCCGATATTTTCAACCACAACGTGGAAACGGTTGAACGATTAACCCCGCTGACACGCTCCAAGGCTACCTACCCGCGCTCGCTCGAGGTTCTGCGCTACGCCAAGGCGCGGCGTCCGGCCCCCTCGATGAAGATCAAGTCCGGCCTGATGCTGGGGCTGGGCGAAACACACGACGAGGTGGACCAAGTCTTGCGAGACCTGCGCGAAGCGGGATGTCAGTATTTGACCCTGGGGCAGTATCTCCAACCGTCCCCCAAGCATTTAGGGATTCAGTCCTTTATCCCCCTGTCAGAATTCAACGACTGGAAGGAGCGCGCCCTCTATCTGGGTTTTGAACGTGTTGCATCAGGACCTTTGGTACGCAGTTCCTATTTTGCGGATGAACTGCATCAAGGGAAGGAAACATCATGA